One Vicinamibacterales bacterium genomic window, TTTCGAGATGGAACGCATGCAGTCGACGTGGGAAAATCTCGTCGACTACGACATGAGCGAGAGCGGGGTCCGGCCGATCACGCTGCGCGAACTCGTCGAGATGGGATTCGACCTCGACGCCGCCATGGACACGCCGCTTGGTTACAGCCAGTCGAATGGCACGCTGCCGCTCCGCGAACTCCTGACGGCGATCTACCCGGGCGCAACCGTCGATCACATCGAGGTGACCAACGGGACCTCTGAGGCGAACTACATCGTCGCGCTGAGCCGGCTCGTCGCGGGCGACGAGGTGGCGATGGAGGTGCCCAACTACATGCAGCTCTGGGGTGTGCCGCACAGCCTCCAGGCGACGATCAACACCTTCAGGCTTCGCCCGGACCGGGACTGGGAGCCCGACTGGGACGAGTTCGAACGCGCCGTGAACCCGAGGACGCGGCTGCTCTATCTCTCCAACCCCAACAACCCGTCTGGCGCCGTCCTCTCCGACGAGGCGATGCGGCGCATTGTCCGACGATGCGAGGAGATGAACACGTTGCTCCTGGCCGACGAGGTCTACCTCGGCGCCGAGATCGAGGACGATCGCACCAAGAGCTTCTGGGGCATGAGCGACAAGGTCGTCGTCACGAGCGGCCTGTCGAAGGCCTACGGGATCCCGGGCGTCCGCATCGGCTGGATCATCGGCCCGCCCGCATTCATCGCCACCTGCTGGAGCCAGCACGACTACCTGACGATTGGCCCCAACAAGCTGTCCGACCTCGTGGCGCGGACCGCGGTCTCCGCGGCCAACCGCGAGAAGCTCTACGCGCGGACGAGGGCCCTGCTGAACGCGAACCTTCCGATCATCAGCGAGTGGGCAGCCCGCTTCGGCGGTCTGCTGAGCTTCAACCGGCCCCGGGCGGGTGCGATGGCGCTCGTTCAGTACCACGCGGACGTGCCCAGCCTCGAGCTCTGCGAGCGCATCCGGAAGACGCAGAGCACCCTCATCGTGCCGGGGAGCCATGTCGGCCTCGAAGGGTACCTGCGCCTGTGGTACGGCGGACGCCAGGAGTACATCACCGAAGGCTTCAGACGCGTCGGGTTGGTGCTCGAGACGTTGCGGTAGACGCAGCACTCTCGACACCTCCACAGACGCCAATCGACCGTGGCGGATCTGTGTGGATAGCGGCGACAATAGTCGCCTTCAGGGGTGTCTTTGTGGCACACGGACGCGCCACGGCTGGTGTCCTCACCACGGTGTTTTGTTCGGCAATGCAGGGCGTTGTGGTCAGACGGCCCGCCTGGAGGCCGTCGTCACCTCGTCGGCACCAGGATTGCTGTTGACGACCACCATGGTCCGTCCGGCCATGGTCGTTCAGGCCGGCACTGTTCAATGGCCCCCAGTCGTGCCACGGTCGTCGAGATCCTCATGAGATACGCTGCAGTTCTTGGGATGGTCCTCGGTCTTCTGGGTCTGGCGCACACGGTGTCGGCGCAGAACGTCTCACCCGGCTGCCTGACGGTGGACCGTACGCAGATTCGCATCGTCGCCAGCGGCGCCGGTTGCCAGCCTTCCGAACTTGCGGTGGCTGTCCGCTGGCCCGCTCCGTCCTCGCAGATTCCCGAAGCGTTGCCCAAGCGGCCCGACTCAACGGGCGAAGCCATGGTCCGGTTCTTCGCCGGCCAACCGGCCGCGGCCGATGTCGCCGTGCCCGTTCAACGCGCGGATGCCGTCACGGCGGTGCCGGTGACGCCGCTGCTCGCCGGCGTGGGCGTCCGGTTGCCGACGCTGGCGGCGTCGCCCTGGAGCTCCCGCTAGCGCGCGTCGCCTCCGCGCCGCTTTACACACAATCGACAGCAGAGCCCTGACGAACCGGCGGCTTGGCGCCGATGCCCACTACGATCGGTTCGCTCTGCATGTTCACTCGTCGTACGCCTTTCCACGTTCTCGACGCTTCGCGCGTGCGCCTGATGGCCGGACTCGTGGTGTGCGTCCACGTGGTTCCAGCCGTCGCCCTCCAACCCAACAAGGCCGTCACCGAGTACAGTCTCCAACAGTGGCAGGCCGATCAGGGCCTGCCGCAGAACACCGTGTCGGCGGTGGCGCAGACTCGTGACGGATACATCTGGGTGGGCACCGACAAGGGCCCGGCGCTGCTCCAGGCCGGTCGCGTCGCCCGGCCGTTCGAGACAGCCGGCTTCGCGGTGCGCGTTCGTCCGCGATCGCGCGGGGGCGCTCTGGATAGGCACGGAAGGAGCCGGTCTCTTCCGATTCGTCAATGGCAGCGTGTCCCGATTGCGGCGCGACGACGGGCTCTCGGACAACGCGACGGTGACGATCCTGGAAGACCGCGAAGGCAATCCCTGGGTCGGCACGCTGGCCGGCGGGCTCAATTGTCTGACCGACGGTCCGTTCGTGACGGTCGGGCGCCCGGAAGGACTCCCTGACGAACTCGTCTGGGCGGTCTTCGAAGACCACGCACGCGACATCTGGGTCGGCACCGGAGGGCGCGGGTTGAGCCGGCTGTCCAACGGTCGCGTCACGACGTTCACGGTGCGCGACGGGCTGCCCGACGTCGTGCTGATGGACATCCAGATGCCGGAAATGAACGGGCTCGAGGCCACGACGTTGATACGGGCCAGAGAGGGGGCCGCCGGACCCCGTACGCCGATCATCGCGCTCACCGCGCACGCGATGGCAGGAGACCGGGAGAAGTGGCTCGCGGTGGGGCTGGACGACTACCTCTCGAAGCCGATCCAGCAAAACGCGTTGGCCGAAGCCATCGGGCGGGTGACAGGTCTCGCCCCGGCGGCGCCGTCACCGCCCGGGGCGTGACCGGCCGCTTCCCGCTACTTCCCGCCGAGCAGCCCCTTCTTCAGGTCCGGTGACACCGGCTTGGGGCCGAGCCAGATCTTCAGCAGCGCATTGGCGAAGTCGTCACCGGCGATGATGTCCTTGGCCTGCCCGCGGACGGTGATCTGGGTGCCCTTCCCCGGCAGGAGGTCGAGCAGGATCGCGTCGCCCCTCTTCGCCTCCTTGGCCGCCGAGAAGATCGCGCTCATCTGCTTGATGCGCGGCTGGAACCCCTGGAACTCCGCGGCGCTCGTGTTCTCCTTCAGCGCCTCGATCAACGACTCCTGCAGCGTGTCGGCGGCGACGTCGCGCAGCATGGCGAGGTGCACGCGACGGGGCGTCGCGGCCGAAATGACCGCGCCGGCATCGCCGGTCTTTTGCGCGACGTAGAGCGCCGCCACGTAGACCTTGGCGAGGCCGAACTTCACGCGGATGCCTCCGCCGTTGAGCACCAGGTCCGATCCGCCGACCTGCGCGCGATCGGGCAGATTCACGCCGCCGATCTCCGTCGCGGTCACGGCGGTGATTGCCGCCAGGATGAATGCCGCCGCTGCCAGCCATCTCTTCATGATCTCGGTCTCCTTGTCGGGTTGCCCGGCTGTAGGTGGAGGGCGCCATCATACCCGATGAGCGGCCGCCGGCCCTACACGCCGGCCGCGAACCGGCAACTGCTGCCGCCGCCGCGCAGGTGCACGCCGTCCTTGACCCTCGGGTCGGGCCGAGGATAGGCTCCAGTCATGTTGCACCGCAGGCGCCTGTCGCTCTCCACGGGTCTTCTTCTCACTGTTGCGGCGCTCGCCGCGTCACCGGACCTCGGGGCATCCGGCCAGAAGGCCGCCACCGCGGAGCGGATTGACGCGGCATCCGTCCGTGCCGCGCAGGGAATCGACGCGTTTCTGCCGCCCACCGCGGGTTCGATCGGCCGCGCCCTCGGCAGCCGTTTCGATCCGAAGCGTGCCATGGACCTCGTGACGTTCATGGATCAGTACTGGCGGCTCGCCGGAAATCCCGGCTACGACGCCTCGATGGGACGCATCAGGGCCGGTCTCGTGGACGCCGGCTACCGGGATGGTCGAACGCCCGCCGACGGGTCGAGCGCGCTCTGGGTCGAGGAGTACCCGAACGGCGGGAACGGCTGGGAGCTCGTGCGCGCGGAGATGACCATCGTCGATCCCGCGCGCGGGACGGCCATCGAACCGGTGTTCGATCCGGTGGTGGACTACATCGCGCTCTGCATGAACTCGTTCTCGACGCCGGCCGGAGGAATCACGGCTCCGCTGGTCTACGTCGGGGTGGGCGCGGACGAGGCGAGCTACGCGTCGGTGGACGTCAAGGGCGCCGTCGTGCTCGGCGACGGCAGCTCGCGGGTCCTCTGGGAGCAGGCGGTGCGTCAGCGCGGCGCAATCGGCATCCTCACCGCAGCCCCGCCGGCGAGGTACACACGGCCGGACCAGACGCCTGAGGTATTTCAGTGGGGCGCCGTTCCCTACGACGAGAAGCTGCACGCCTTCGCGTTCAAGGCGAGCCGGAAGGTGGCCGACAGGCTGAAAGCCCGGTTGAAGGAAGGGCCGGTCACCGTGAAGACCGTCGTCGAAACGAAGTTCCGGCCCGCGTCGCCGGGGCGGCTGCTCGTGGCGGAGATTCCCGGGCGGGTGAAGCCGGACGAGCACGTCGTCATGGTTGCTCACGTGCAGGAGCCCGGCGCGAACGACAACGCGAGCGGCTGCGGGACATTGCTCGAACTGGCCCGCGCGCTGCAGTCGGCGATTGCGGCCAAGGCGATCCCTCCTCCAGCCCGAACGCTCACGTTCGTCTGGGGCGACGAAATGCGGGCCAGCCGCGAGTGGCTCCGGGCCGATCCGGCACGCGGGGCGGCGACGCGCTTCATGTTCTCGCTCGACATGACCGGCGAGGATACGTCGAAGACCAGCGGCACGTTTCTCATCGAGAAGGAGCCGGATCCCTCCGCCGTCTGGGCGCGACCGTCCGATCCGCACAGCGAGTGGTGGCCCGGCGATCTCCAGAAGGCCGAGCGGTTGAAGGGCAGCCTGCTGAACGACGTATTCCTGGCCGTCTGCCTGCGCCGCGCCCGCGAGACCGGGTGGGTCGTCCAGACGATCCCGTACGAAGGCGGGAGCGATCACACCATCTTCCTGAATGCGGGTGCTCCCGCGGTGCTGGCCACGCACTTCACCGACCGCTACTACCACACGAACCTCGATCGTGCGGACAAGACGAGTCCGGCGGTGATGGCGCACGTCGGCATCACCGTGGGGACAACGGCGATGGTCCTCGCGTCCGCAAGTCAGGAAGATGCGTTGGCCATCGCTGACCTCGTCGGAGCGGCGGCCACGCGTCGCCTGGAGCTCGAGGCCAGACAGTCCGCGGCCATCGTCGCCCAGGCACCGGATCGTGCGGCCGCGGAGGCCATCGAGCGCGCGGTCATGGACGGGTGGAAGGCCTGGTACTCGCGTGCGCTCGAGAGCGTGCTCACGCTGCCAGCGACGCCGGCCGGTGAGTCGCTGCGTCGGCGCGTGCAGGCCGCCAGGGACAGGCTGGGACCTGGAGGAACGGACGGAATCAGTCGATGAGTGGGGTCAGTCGACACTGATGCGGCTCAGTCGGCGGCCTCGGATCGGCCGACGGGTGCCTGTCTGTCGGCGAGCGGCCGTGAACCGGCGGATCCCCGACTACCGGACATCCCCGACCGACGGACATCCCCGACTGACGGACGTCACCGACTCGCAGTGCGGCGCAGTCGTTCGGTGACGATGGTGAGCTCCTTGCGGAACAGCGGGTTCTCGGGGAACTCCTGCACGAGGCCCGTGAGCAGTTGCTCCGCGTCGGCGATCTTCTTCTCGCGCAGCGACACGACGACCAGTAGAACGCGTGCGAAAGGGCCGTAGTAGCGGCCGTGGCGCGCCGCCAGCTTCAACTCCTCGATCCCCCGCCGCTTGTTTCCCTCGATCCCGTCGTAGTGCACGAGCCACCTGATGAAGAACGGCAGGTCGCCCACGATGTACTCGAGGGCGCCGAAATTCAGATAGGCGTCGTAGGCCGGCGGAGTCCGAGCGAGCAGTCGGCGGGCGGGTTCGAGGGCGGCGGGCGCCAGCTTGATGCTCCGCCACGTGCGGCGATCGACGAGCGCCGTGTAGTCGGTTTCGACACCCGCGCTCATGCACAGCGCGAGCAGCGCGTCCCCATCGTCGGGGCTGCCGGCGAGCCTCGCCTTGGCCAGCGTCCTGGCGTTGGCGAGGGCCGCGAACAAACGGGTGCGCACGACGGGATCTGGTACGAGGCGCGAGGCTCCGTCGACCATGTTGCTGTTGTTCATGAAGAACCGCGCTTCGAGGATCTTCAGGCGGTCGAGTTCCATGAACAAGTACGTGCCGGCGCGGACGGAGGGGAGCAACGGGTTCTGCGGGTCGGCCTGCGCCGCGGTGTCGAGAATGGAGAGGCTGGCCGTGAAGTCGAAGTTGTACAGCCGCTGGAAGGCCTGATCGACTGGTCCGAGTGCGATCGGTTGGTCGGACGGCCCGACGGGGCCTGGACTCACGATGGCGGCGGCCAGGGCCGCCATCACGACGAGCCGGATCACGACCGCCACCGGGAGTACAACGTCTCGCCCTTGTCCCGGTCGTACACGAGCAGGTACCAGTCGCGATACGTGAGCCCCTGTGCGACTGATCCCGAGAGGAAACCGCAGAGGCCGGGTCCGGCGACGCCGCAGGAGTAAAGGAGTGCCATGATCCCGAGACAGTAGAGCCAGTGGTGGACGTGCAGGTAGTAGCGGCCGACAGGAATCCGGAGCGATCGTTCGAGCCGATCTCCCTCGAACCGTCCCGCGATCGCATTCCAGAACACGACGCCCGCGGCGCCGCCCGCCACGAAGAGCACGAGGGTCATGGGCGCATCAGGAACCGAACCGTTACCAACGCCCCACGACCAAGTACTGTTGCCGAGGGCGACCACGTGGCCCTGCAGAGGCCGGCGAAAATCGGAGTGGGCTGACCGGACAACGCAACCGTCCACCACGCTCCGCGTTCTGCGTCGTCGGTCGAGGATGCTCGTTCGAGCCCCATGCTTAGTATCGGCAGAGTCGACGGGTTGTCAAGCGCGAACTCCTTTCCCACTGCCCCCGGGCCGGGCGACAGCCGGGCCGCGGCTGTTTGACATCCCTCGCGGACCCCGGTAGAGTCACCGCCGGTTCGGCAACCGGATGGCAGGCCGCTGACGAGCGGCGAGCGGGAGGATGACGAGATGACGAGGGCCGCTGGTTTGGTAGCGTTCATCGTGGCGGTTCTCGGGTCCGCCGCAGGCGCCGCGCAGACACCATCGGACGTGAAGGACGGCAGGGTGGCCGTCATCGGCGAGAACCCCGGCATCCGGCTGGTGGTGAAGGACGGCGCTCCGCCTTCGACGAGCGTCAGCTTCTGGCGCGTCTTCCAGAGCCCGGCGGGCCCGGGGCACGTCTGCTTCGTCACGAGCGACATCTCCGGCGATGGGCCGACGCCCGACGACGTTCGCCTGGCGTTCTCGGACAACGAAAAACTGGCTGAGTACGTGGCGACCCAGTTGATGACGGCCTTCGACAAGACGTACAGCGACAAACCGTTCCCGGTCCGCATCGCGAGGTTCGAGCGGAGCGGCGACACGATCACGGCGTGGAAGGAAACGATCAGAGCCGACGGATTTGTCATCGATCTGGTGTGGCGCGATTTCCATCAGCCCTTCGCGATCGAGAGTCGCGCCGGCATTCCGCACAACCCCTATACGATCCTCTCGACGTTCGTCCCGGCACGAACCGCGGAGGTCGTCATCAATGGCAAGCGGGCGGCTGGTGCCGCCACGCCGAGGATGCGCGGCGCCAGACAGAGCAGTAGCGCGTTCCTGGCATTTGCAGAGACCTGGCTCAAGTGAGCCTGCTGGAGGATCGACCGATGGACCGTCGGAGCTTCATCTCGGGCGCGGTGGTTGGGGCGGTCGGCGCGGGGCTCGCGGGGTCCGGAACCGTGCTTGCCGCCCGTCAGTGGGCGTCAGGCAGCCTGCCGTCGGTCGCGGACCCCCAGCCCGCGTCGAAGGCCCGACAGTCGTTCGCGCAGATGGGTGAGGACATCGTCCTGTTCCACTTGCTGCGCGACTGGATGAAGGTCCCGTCCCCACTCTATCTCGACATCGGAGCGGCGGATCCGGTGGAGTCGAGCAATACCTACCTGTTGTACTGCACCGGCGGCCGTGGCGTGCTCGTCGAGCCGAATCCCGACTACGTCGTGAAACTGCGACGCGTGCGGCCCGAGGACATCGTCGTCCAGGCTGGCATCGGCATCACCGATGCGAACGCAGCGGATTACTACGTCATGCGCGGCCAGCCAACGCTCAATACCTTCTCACCGGCACAGGTCGAGATGTACCGAAGAAGCGGGCATCCCGACATCGTCGAGAAGGTGGTCAAGATGCCGCTCATCGCGGTGAACCACGTGATCGCCCAATGTCTCGGCAAGGCGCCGGATCTCCTGTCGATCGACGTCGAAGGGCTGGATCTCGACATCCTCCGCACGCTGGACTTCGTGGCGTTCAAGCCGGGCGCGGTCATCGCGGAGACGATCATGATGGGCGGCGGCGCCGCCGACAACACCGAGATCGGTGTCTTTCTCAAGTCGAAGGGGTACGTCGTGCGCGGCGGATCGCTCTACAACACCATCTTCGCAGATCCCTCGCGGTACCGTTGAGGGTCATCATCTCGCAGCGGGATTCAGGTACGACTCCGCCACCTGCTGCAACAACCGCTGGACCGTGGCGCCGCCCACGGCGTCACATGTCTGCGTGAATCGGAACACGTATCCCTCCGGGGAGGCCGGAAGCTTCGGAGGATTCTTGTAGGTCCACATCTCCGCCAGCCGATCGGGCTCCTCCCGGAAGGCCGCGAGGCGATCGTCGGTCGCGAAGTGACTCTCACTGACGACGTTTTTCACGAAGTCCGGCTTGCCAAGGAGCATGTACGTCCGGCCGCAGTCGTTCCAGGTGGCCCCGCCCTCGACGCGGAATCGCTTGTCGGCACGCAAGAGCCGCTGTTCGAACTCGGGGCGGAACACGTCGGGGCCGCCGCCGGCCGGACCCCGGCGACGCCAGAATTCTCCAAGAAATGCCGGGCGGGCGGGGGTCGGCAGTTTCTTGACGGCCTTCTCTTCTCCTCTTGTCATGAACGGTCGCACGTCCTCGACCCAGCGCCTCCACTCTCGCTCGGCGTCCGCCGCCGATTGCGCCGCCGTGGGCAGGATCGGAGCGGCCACCAGGCAGGCGCAGACGATCAGCGCTCGGCGTATGGCATGTCCTCGGATGATCATGGCGCCATGGTGCGCCGAACGGCGGCAGTGGTCAAAGGGGAAATCGGGGGCTGGGATGTTTCGCGCGGCTTCGTGGGCGGCCCGGCATGGACTGAAGAAGAGTGGGATCCGGAGTGGCCAGGTTGTGTTAAGCTCCCGTTCAAATAGCTTTCAATTCCCTGAGGAGGAGTCTACATGAAGCGAGCGGTCGTAGGGATCGTAGTTGCGATTTCGGTGGCATTTTTGACGGGCGGTATCGCCCAGGCTCAGGAGAAGGCGCCCGGAACGGTCATCCTGAAGGGCAACAAGACGATGGGTGGCGTGAAGTTCGACCACGCCGCGCATGCCAAGAAGGTCGGCGACAAGTGCGAGACGTGCCATCACCCGTCGAAGCCCGAGAAGGCAATGAAGGCCAAGCATGAGGCCTGCCAGGGCTGCCACGCCAGCACGATCGCCGCGCCGATGAAGACCAATGCCAAGGCGGCCTTCCACGACGCGATGGCCAAGAAGGGCACTTGCATCGACTGCCATGCGAAGGAAGTGGCGGCCGGCAAGAAGGCCCCGGCCAAGTGCATCGACTGCCACAAGAAGGAAAACGTCTAGCCTGTCTCGAGGGAGCGGGCCCATACCCGCTCCCTGGTCTCTGGCCCCTGATCTCTGGCCCCAGTCGATCAGGCGACCGCGATACTCTCGTCCAGATACACATCCTGAATCAGGTTGAGGAGCTTGACCCCTTCCGCCATTGGCCGCTGGAAGGCCTTGCGTCCCGAGATCAGGCCCATGCCGCCGGCCCGCTTGTTGATGACCGCGGTCGCGGCCGCATCGCCGAAGTCGTTCTTGCCCGACGCGCCGCCCGAGTTGATCAGCCCCGCGCGACCCATGTAGCAGTTCACGACCTGGTAGCGCGTGAGGTCAATCGGGTGGTCGGTGGTGAGCTGGGTGTAGATCCGCTCGTCCAGCTTGCCGTAGCTCGAGGAGCCGGTGTTCAAGGCCTTGTAGCCCCCGTTGTTCTCGGGGAGCTTCTGCTTGATGATGTCGGCCTGGATCGTCACGCCCAGGTGGTTCGCCTGGCCGGTCAGGTCGGCGCTGACGTGGTAGTCCTTGTCCTTCTTGAACTGAGGATTGCGCAGGTAGCACCAGAGCACCGTCGCCAGCCCCATCTCGTGCGCCAGCGCGAACGCCTGCGCCACCTCGACAATCTGCCGGCCGCTCTCCTCCGAGCCGAAGTAGATCGTCGCACCCACCGCGGCCGCGCCCATCTCGGCGACCTGCTCGACCTCGCCGAACATGATCTGGTCGAACTTGTTCGGATAGGTGAGGAGTTCGTTGTGGTTGATCTTCACGATGAAGGGGATCTTGTGGGCGTACTTGCGGGCCACGCTGCCGAGGACGCCGAAAGTCGAGGCCACCGCGTTGCAGCCGCCCTCGACGGCCAGCTTCACGATGTTCTCGGAGTCGAAGTACACGGGGTTCTTCGCGAAACTCGCACCACCCGAGTGCTCGATGCCCTGGTCGACGGGCAGAATCGAGAAATACCCGGTGCCAGCCAGCCGACCGGTCGAGACCAGGCGCTGCAGGTTGCCGAGCACCCGGTTGTTCCGATTCGACACCGTCCAGATGCGGTCGACGAAATCGGGTCCGGGCAGGTGCAGCAGTTCCTTCGGCACCGTCTTGCAGGTGTGTTCCAGCAGGTACGGGGCCTTGTCGCCCAGCAGATCGACGATCTCTCTGTTCATGGTTGCGGTCCTCGTGCTTGGGGGAGCCGGGCCGCTGCGGCGACCCGGATTTCAGCCAACCAGTGTGACACGCTCCGCAGGCGGCCTCAAGATCCCTACTTCTCGTCGAACGACGGCTTCTCGAGCGCGGGCCTCCCACCGATGTAGCGCGACAGCCAGTTCTGCATCTCCCAGTGCCAGTACACGGCGTTCTGGGGGCCGAGCACCCAATGGTTCTCGTTGGGAAACACGACGAGTCGCGACGGCACGTTCATCGCCTGCAGCACGCCGTAGAGTTCGAGGCCGTTGCCGTATGGCACACGATAATCCATCTCACCGTGAAGGACGAGGGTCGGCGTCTTGAAATTCCGCGCGTAGAACATCGGGTTCTGCTTCTGCATGCCATCCAGGTTGTCCCACGGTCTTCCGCCCATGACCTCCGGGAACCCGTGGGGTGCGTCGGTCGCGTACTGCGCGTAGGAGTCGTTCACCCCCGCATGGTCGATGATGCACTGGAACCGGTTGGTGTGCCCGAGCACCCACGCGGCCATGTACCCGCCGTAGCTCGCACCGGCCGCCGCCATCCGCTTCGAGTCGATGTTCGGCAGCCGCTTCAGCAGGTAGTCGGTCGACTTCATGATGTCCTCGAACGGCATGTCCCCCCACTGGTTCAGGATGCTCTGACTGAACGTCTCGCCGAAGCCCGTCGACCCGTGGCGGTCCACCCAGGTGACGATGTAGCCGGGCGCGGCGAAGACGTGAGTATTCCAGCGGTAGCTCCAGCTGTCGCGGTTCATCGTGTGCGGTCCACCGTGCATCAGTTGCACGAGCGGGTACGACTTGGTCGCGTCGTACGCCGGTGGGTAGACCAGCCAGCCGTGGATCTGCTCGCCGTTGGCGCCGGCGAACCAGTAGCTCTCCACCTTGCCCAGGTCGAGCCCGGCGACGATGGTCTCGTTGAAATGCGTGAGCTGGCGGGCGGCACCGGTTGTCGGGTCGAGGGCGAACAGTTCGTTCGGCCGGCTCGTCGTGTCGTTCAGGAAGACGATGCTCGAGCCCCTGATGTCGAGCGCGGTGGACGTCCCGAGCGTGTAGACGGCCGCCAGGCCGGTTCCGTCCGCGTTCAACTTGAACACCGGCACGACACCCTTCTCTTCTCCCGTCACCCACAAGGTCTTGCCGTCGTCCGAGAACTTCACGCTCTCGAACGCATGGTCCAGGTTCTCGGTGACCGGTGAGTTCTTGCCCGTCGCCAGGTCGTGCCTCCACAGCTTGGGGAATTCTCCGCTGTAGTAGGGCGTGTGAAGCCTGCCGAACAGGAGCGATCGCCCATCCGGTGTGAACACCGGGTTGTCATCGTCGCCACGGTTGTCGGACGTGACGTTCTTCATGGTGCCCGAGCCGTCGGTCGGGACCAGGTAGATGTCGTTGTTCAGGTGTTCGCGGTACGGAGGCAGCGTGGAGTTGATGGCCACGGCGATCATCTTGCCGTCCGGCGCCACGTCGAAGCTGACCGTACCGCTGCTCTGGAACAGCCGGTCGAATCTCGGCGTCAGGTCCTTGAGGTCCTTCGTCGTGACGTTGACGAGAATCAGCCGGTTCGCGAGGTTGTCGGTCAGGTAGTGGTCGAAGTAGCGGTACTGCCGATACTCGGTGACCCGCGCGGTGATCTTCGACGCCTGTCGCCGCTTCATCTCCTTCTTGATCGCGGCGAGATCCGTCTTGTTCAGCGTGCCGGCCAGTTCCGGGATCACCGTCGTCGCAACGATGATGGCCGAGCCGTCGGGGAGCCAGTGCGGTCCCGAGACGCCGGACGGAAGTTCCA contains:
- a CDS encoding M28 family peptidase, which encodes MLHRRRLSLSTGLLLTVAALAASPDLGASGQKAATAERIDAASVRAAQGIDAFLPPTAGSIGRALGSRFDPKRAMDLVTFMDQYWRLAGNPGYDASMGRIRAGLVDAGYRDGRTPADGSSALWVEEYPNGGNGWELVRAEMTIVDPARGTAIEPVFDPVVDYIALCMNSFSTPAGGITAPLVYVGVGADEASYASVDVKGAVVLGDGSSRVLWEQAVRQRGAIGILTAAPPARYTRPDQTPEVFQWGAVPYDEKLHAFAFKASRKVADRLKARLKEGPVTVKTVVETKFRPASPGRLLVAEIPGRVKPDEHVVMVAHVQEPGANDNASGCGTLLELARALQSAIAAKAIPPPARTLTFVWGDEMRASREWLRADPARGAATRFMFSLDMTGEDTSKTSGTFLIEKEPDPSAVWARPSDPHSEWWPGDLQKAERLKGSLLNDVFLAVCLRRARETGWVVQTIPYEGGSDHTIFLNAGAPAVLATHFTDRYYHTNLDRADKTSPAVMAHVGITVGTTAMVLASASQEDALAIADLVGAAATRRLELEARQSAAIVAQAPDRAAAEAIERAVMDGWKAWYSRALESVLTLPATPAGESLRRRVQAARDRLGPGGTDGISR
- a CDS encoding response regulator — translated: MSRLRRDDGLSDNATVTILEDREGNPWVGTLAGGLNCLTDGPFVTVGRPEGLPDELVWAVFEDHARDIWVGTGGRGLSRLSNGRVTTFTVRDGLPDVVLMDIQMPEMNGLEATTLIRAREGAAGPRTPIIALTAHAMAGDREKWLAVGLDDYLSKPIQQNALAEAIGRVTGLAPAAPSPPGA
- a CDS encoding FkbM family methyltransferase gives rise to the protein MDRRSFISGAVVGAVGAGLAGSGTVLAARQWASGSLPSVADPQPASKARQSFAQMGEDIVLFHLLRDWMKVPSPLYLDIGAADPVESSNTYLLYCTGGRGVLVEPNPDYVVKLRRVRPEDIVVQAGIGITDANAADYYVMRGQPTLNTFSPAQVEMYRRSGHPDIVEKVVKMPLIAVNHVIAQCLGKAPDLLSIDVEGLDLDILRTLDFVAFKPGAVIAETIMMGGGAADNTEIGVFLKSKGYVVRGGSLYNTIFADPSRYR
- a CDS encoding class I fructose-bisphosphate aldolase, coding for MNREIVDLLGDKAPYLLEHTCKTVPKELLHLPGPDFVDRIWTVSNRNNRVLGNLQRLVSTGRLAGTGYFSILPVDQGIEHSGGASFAKNPVYFDSENIVKLAVEGGCNAVASTFGVLGSVARKYAHKIPFIVKINHNELLTYPNKFDQIMFGEVEQVAEMGAAAVGATIYFGSEESGRQIVEVAQAFALAHEMGLATVLWCYLRNPQFKKDKDYHVSADLTGQANHLGVTIQADIIKQKLPENNGGYKALNTGSSSYGKLDERIYTQLTTDHPIDLTRYQVVNCYMGRAGLINSGGASGKNDFGDAAATAVINKRAGGMGLISGRKAFQRPMAEGVKLLNLIQDVYLDESIAVA
- a CDS encoding cytochrome c3 family protein, which translates into the protein MKRAVVGIVVAISVAFLTGGIAQAQEKAPGTVILKGNKTMGGVKFDHAAHAKKVGDKCETCHHPSKPEKAMKAKHEACQGCHASTIAAPMKTNAKAAFHDAMAKKGTCIDCHAKEVAAGKKAPAKCIDCHKKENV
- a CDS encoding aminotransferase class I/II-fold pyridoxal phosphate-dependent enzyme; this translates as MRIPTFEMERMQSTWENLVDYDMSESGVRPITLRELVEMGFDLDAAMDTPLGYSQSNGTLPLRELLTAIYPGATVDHIEVTNGTSEANYIVALSRLVAGDEVAMEVPNYMQLWGVPHSLQATINTFRLRPDRDWEPDWDEFERAVNPRTRLLYLSNPNNPSGAVLSDEAMRRIVRRCEEMNTLLLADEVYLGAEIEDDRTKSFWGMSDKVVVTSGLSKAYGIPGVRIGWIIGPPAFIATCWSQHDYLTIGPNKLSDLVARTAVSAANREKLYARTRALLNANLPIISEWAARFGGLLSFNRPRAGAMALVQYHADVPSLELCERIRKTQSTLIVPGSHVGLEGYLRLWYGGRQEYITEGFRRVGLVLETLR
- a CDS encoding GWxTD domain-containing protein; this encodes MIIRGHAIRRALIVCACLVAAPILPTAAQSAADAEREWRRWVEDVRPFMTRGEEKAVKKLPTPARPAFLGEFWRRRGPAGGGPDVFRPEFEQRLLRADKRFRVEGGATWNDCGRTYMLLGKPDFVKNVVSESHFATDDRLAAFREEPDRLAEMWTYKNPPKLPASPEGYVFRFTQTCDAVGGATVQRLLQQVAESYLNPAAR
- a CDS encoding chalcone isomerase family protein, which produces MKRWLAAAAFILAAITAVTATEIGGVNLPDRAQVGGSDLVLNGGGIRVKFGLAKVYVAALYVAQKTGDAGAVISAATPRRVHLAMLRDVAADTLQESLIEALKENTSAAEFQGFQPRIKQMSAIFSAAKEAKRGDAILLDLLPGKGTQITVRGQAKDIIAGDDFANALLKIWLGPKPVSPDLKKGLLGGK